The Pyxidicoccus sp. MSG2 DNA segment GGCAACGCCGTGTACCAGCAGGCCAGCGTGCTGGCGCCCCTCAAGGGCAAGAAGCTGGCGGGCCCGCACGTCACGCTGGTGGATGACGGCCTGTTGCCGCGCGGCCTCGCCACCGCGCCCTTCGACGGCGAGGGCGTGCCCACGCGGCGCACCCCCATCCTCGACCAGGGCGTGCTGTCGGGCTTCCTCTACGACGCCTTCACCGCGCGCAAGGCGAAGGCGCGCACCACGGGCAACGCGTCGCGCGGCTACAACGCCCTGCCCTCCATCGGCGCCACCAACCTCTACCTGGAGGCCGGCACGAAGTCGCCGCAGGAGCTGCTGCGCGAGGTGGACAGCGGCCTGTATGTGACGGCGCTGCTCGGCCAGGGCACGGACCCGGTGACGGGCGAGCTGTCCGCCGGCGCCAACGGCCTCTGGATCGAGAAGGGCGAGCTGACGCACCCGGTGCAGGAGGTGACGGTGGCGGGCAACCTCCTCCAGATGCTGAAGGATCTGGACGGCATCGGCACGGACTTGCAATTCCGTGGCGGCTCGGTGGGCGCGCCCACTGTCCGCTTCCGGCAGCTCACCGTCTCGGGAGAGTAGCCCTACCCTCCGCGTCACCCTAGCGTGGACCTACGCGGGGCCCCCGTGCATGTCAGGGGCCCCACGTACAACCCGAGGCAGCGCATAGGAGGGCTCGGCCCATGGCAGCAGCGAAGTCCGCACGGAAGTCCGCCACCGCGAAGAAGCCGACGACGGCCCGCAAGCCACGCCGCAAGAAGGCGGAACCGAAGTCCAAGGGCCTGACCCCCGCGGAGGTTGCCAGCGACTCGGTGGAGTACCCCACGGAGTTGCTCGAAGCCGTCCGCACCGACGGCGGCGAGGTGCTCGGCGTCTACCGCGAGCCGCTGGGCGGCCACCCCGTCATCTTCGCCGTGCTCCCCATCGACAAGGTGGAGCCCACCCCGTACCAGCGGGACCTGTCCGAGCCGCACGTGAAGCGGCTGGCCAACGCCATGGAGCGGTTGGACCGGTACCTGGACCCCGTCATCGCCGTGCGCAAGGACGGCAGGTACTGGACGCCCAACGGCAACCACCGCCTCAACGCCAGCAAGCTGCTGGGGGCGAAGTCGATTGTCGCCCTGGTGCTGCCGGACGAGGACGTGGCCTATCAAATCCTCGCCCTCAATACGGAGAAGGCGCACAACCTGAAGGAGCGCTCGCTGGAGGTCATCCGCATGTACCGCGGCCTCGTGGGCGCGGACCGGAAGGGCCACGAGACGGCCTTCGCGCACCTCTTCGAGGAGCCCTCCTTCGTCACCCTCGGCGCCGCGTACGAGAAGCGCCCCCGCTACTCCGCGGGCGCCTACCACCCCTTCGTCAAGGTGCTGGAGGACTTCCAGGAGCTGCCCCTCGAGAAGGCCCTGGCCCTGCGCGAGGCCCGCGCGGACCGGCTGCTGGAGCTGGATGACGCCGTGGTGGCCGTCGTCAACACCCTCAAGGAGCGCGGTCTCCAGAGCCCCTACCTCAAGAACTTCGTCGTCGCCCGCATCAACTTCCTCCGCTTCCGCAAGGACGGCGGCAAGCCGGACTTCAACGACACCATCGACCGGATGCTGGCCAGCGCCCGCAAGTTCAACGTGGACAAGGTGAAGCGCGAGGACATCGGCCGGATGGGCGGCGGCCCCCTGGAGCCGGACGAGGAGCACGCATAAGGGAACGCGACTTGCAGGAGCGCGGCCCCCCAGGAGAGCCTCCACACGCCATGACATCCCCCACGGTCCTGGTCGTCGACGACGACCGCGCCAACCTCGACTCCGTCACCCGCATCTTCCAGCGTGAAGGCATGGCCACCCTGGCCGCCGCCAACGGCACGGAGGCGCTGGAGCTGCTGCGCCGCCCGGAAGTCGCCGCCATGGTGACGGACCTGATGATGCCCAACATGGACGGGCAGGAGCTGCTGCGCGCCGCGCGCGCCATCCGCCCGGACGTGGAGGTGGTGCTGATGACGGCCTACGGCACCGTGGAGACGGCCGTGGCCGCGATGAAGGACGGCGCCTACGACTTCATCACCAAGCCCCTCAAGCGCCATTCCCTGGTGAAGGCCGTCCAGAAGGCGCTGGAGAAGCGCTCGCTGCTCGCGGAGAACCAGTCCCTCAAGGCGAAGCTCGCGGAGATGAGCGCGGCCGGCGGACGCTCCATGGTGGGCCAGTCCCCCGCCTTCCGCGCCATGCTGGACACCATCCGCCAGGCGGCCCCCTCCACCGCCACGGTGCTGCTCCTGGGTGAGTCCGGCACCGGCAAGGAGCTGGCCGCGCGCTCGGTGCACGAGTACTCCAACCGCGCGAAGGGGCCCTTCATCGCCGTCAACTGCGGCGCCCTGCCGGAGAACATCCTGGAGGCGGAGCTGTTCGGCGTGGAGCGCGGCGCCTTTACCGGCGCGGTGGCCCGCCGCGAGGGCCGCTTCGAGCGCGCCAGCGGCGGCACCCTCTTCCTGGACGAAGTCGGCGAGATGCCGCTGGCCGCGCAGGTGAAGCTGCTGCGCGCGCTGGCCGAGGGCGAAATCGAGCGCCTGGGCGGC contains these protein-coding regions:
- a CDS encoding sigma-54-dependent transcriptional regulator; this encodes MTSPTVLVVDDDRANLDSVTRIFQREGMATLAAANGTEALELLRRPEVAAMVTDLMMPNMDGQELLRAARAIRPDVEVVLMTAYGTVETAVAAMKDGAYDFITKPLKRHSLVKAVQKALEKRSLLAENQSLKAKLAEMSAAGGRSMVGQSPAFRAMLDTIRQAAPSTATVLLLGESGTGKELAARSVHEYSNRAKGPFIAVNCGALPENILEAELFGVERGAFTGAVARREGRFERASGGTLFLDEVGEMPLAAQVKLLRALAEGEIERLGGTQTVKVDVRLVAATNKDLQKEVAEGRFREDLYYRLNVVEIRVPALASRREDIPLLADAFLRRFAAKNAKVLRGFSQDALNVLENYAWPGNVRELEHAVERAVVLARGDVLEASDLPESVRKGPLGSAGQLVIPIGTPMEEVERRVIHETLRHTRGDKTLAARLLGIAARTIYRKLEREQTSGEPASSPAAAPGSDTDD
- a CDS encoding ParB/RepB/Spo0J family partition protein; this translates as MAAAKSARKSATAKKPTTARKPRRKKAEPKSKGLTPAEVASDSVEYPTELLEAVRTDGGEVLGVYREPLGGHPVIFAVLPIDKVEPTPYQRDLSEPHVKRLANAMERLDRYLDPVIAVRKDGRYWTPNGNHRLNASKLLGAKSIVALVLPDEDVAYQILALNTEKAHNLKERSLEVIRMYRGLVGADRKGHETAFAHLFEEPSFVTLGAAYEKRPRYSAGAYHPFVKVLEDFQELPLEKALALREARADRLLELDDAVVAVVNTLKERGLQSPYLKNFVVARINFLRFRKDGGKPDFNDTIDRMLASARKFNVDKVKREDIGRMGGGPLEPDEEHA